A single Leptospira barantonii DNA region contains:
- a CDS encoding c-type cytochrome, translated as MKKLYFNILIFLSLVVSTFAGLNAEKDKSVIRGSIVFRTYCVLCHGESGDGKGRLSVGKVPPPANLTITKLTDGQKEDIIRKGGAAVGRSPFMPPWKDELSDEQIRDLISYINLISKSK; from the coding sequence ATGAAAAAATTATATTTTAATATTCTCATATTTCTGTCGCTCGTAGTTTCGACGTTTGCGGGTCTGAACGCGGAAAAGGACAAATCTGTAATTCGCGGAAGTATCGTATTCAGGACGTACTGTGTTCTTTGTCACGGAGAATCCGGCGACGGCAAAGGCCGTCTTTCGGTCGGAAAGGTTCCTCCTCCAGCCAATCTTACGATCACGAAGCTGACCGACGGACAAAAAGAAGACATCATTCGAAAAGGCGGCGCGGCAGTAGGACGTTCTCCTTTTATGCCTCCTTGGAAGGACGAACTGTCCGACGAACAGATCCGGGATTTGATTTCCTATATCAACCTCATCTCCAAGTCCAAATAA
- a CDS encoding methylamine utilization protein, which produces MLKGWKIVLFAATFVAFCGTGLFAAEHEVGQKNKAFTVEALKIKAGDTVSFPNFDTFYHNVYSLSPVKIFDLGSYAKGQTQKVKFEKAGKVTVQCAIHPEMKMTIDVQ; this is translated from the coding sequence ATGGAAGATCGTTTTATTTGCCGCTACGTTTGTTGCGTTTTGCGGAACGGGATTGTTTGCGGCCGAGCACGAAGTGGGACAAAAAAACAAAGCGTTTACGGTGGAGGCCCTCAAAATCAAAGCGGGAGACACGGTGAGTTTTCCGAATTTCGATACGTTTTATCACAACGTTTATTCCCTTTCTCCGGTGAAAATTTTCGACTTGGGTTCTTACGCGAAGGGACAAACTCAAAAAGTGAAGTTTGAAAAAGCGGGAAAAGTCACGGTTCAGTGCGCGATTCATCCCGAGATGAAAATGACGATCGATGTACAATGA